One region of Culex pipiens pallens isolate TS chromosome 2, TS_CPP_V2, whole genome shotgun sequence genomic DNA includes:
- the LOC120417559 gene encoding uncharacterized protein LOC120417559 — MGVQGLYTLARSDIPGGCTPINMRAEIRKYDGTPTIVIYYRSLFEPLNQRDLAGTLCGGRYELAFQIMDRFLKRLTQLGAKLVFFGTGPSRRADRITKDSNRKYHEDWLKIVDLVDKGTDIDKICKGHVPDNTNYPVKLLAKRYGQFRVPTEGDCKKEMVAYAESVGALAIISNNSDFMVFEGSWRFWCSKRIDFEKLTAEEFDRSAVRQHLGLQTIQQMAILGTLASGNVFLRSGETLSFLAGHSNSPEGKLGSVAEFVRRPHDDVLVDIFGLAANAGDLRERFQKGLDFYGTEGSLSDGLDLNVFKEQDFFKMWTGFPIEIIDCRVDLRPDGPSYLTLSVRLLLRAAAIIGYHRQPKHTDQEFLLFKRHDSDYTEETHPLTFPQHVVPPTLEEMFSEDPATRANLTDTKLQLYCWIISDSLGHRQLASIPPKLMPTVAAIYLLAEAQLIELFEADLLLEVAYQIAFQAYDMFRIRYPKRLDPRAFRVALFYATICRYTTKALAAVGLDTCQYPGYPLFDGVLFHNLYRKWARGLGEIETIEQWRIYADIFVEP; from the exons ATGGGCGTCCAGGGCCTGTACACCCTAGCACGCTCGGACATTCCCGGCGGGTGCACTCCAATAAACATGAGGGCGGAGATCAg GAAGTACGACGGAACGCCAACGATCGTAATCTACTACCGCTCGCTGTTCGAACCCTTGAACCAACGGGATTTGGCTGGAACCCTGTGCGGAGGTCGCTACGAGTTGGCGTTTCAGATTATGGACCGCTTTCTGAAGCGACTGACGCAGCTGGGAGCGAAATTGGTGTTCTTCGGCACCGGACCCAGCCGCCGTGCCGACAGGATCACGAAGGACAGCAACAGAAAGTACCACGAAGACTGGTTAAAAATAGTTGACCTTGTGGACAAGGGAACCGATATTGACAAAATATGCAAAGGGCATGTTCCGGACAACACCAACTATCCGGTGAAGCTGCTGGCAAAGCGGTATGGCCAGTTCCGGGTTCCGACCGAGGGCGACTGTAAGAAGGAGATGGTCGCTTATGCGGAATCCGTCGGTGCTTTGGccattatttccaacaattcggatttcatggtttttgaaggATCGTGGCGGTTCTGGTGCTCGAAGCGCATCGATTTCGAGAAGCTTACCGCGGAGGAATTCGACCGTTCGGCGGTGCGTCAGCATTTGGGACTGCAAACCATCCAACAGATGGCGATTCTTGGCACTCTGGCCAGCGGTAATGTTTTTCTTCGGAGCGGAGAAACCCTTTCGTTCTTGGCTGGTCATTCGAACAGTCCAGAAGGGAAGCTTGGTTCGGTCGCAGAATTCGTGCGTCGACCGCATGACGACGTGCTGGTGGACATTTTCGGACTGGCAGCCAACGCAGGCGACCTGAGAGAGCGTTTTCAGAAAGGGTTGGACTTTTACGGAACGGAAGGTTCCCTGTCCGACGGTCTGGATCTGAACGTGTTCAAAGAGCAAGATTTCTTTAAGATGTGGACTGGATTCCCAATTGAAATTATCGACTGCCGCGTTGACTTGCGCCCTGATGGGCCCAGCTATCTGACCCTTTCGGTCCGGCTCTTGCTGCGAGCAGCAGCCATAATCGGATACCATCGTCAGCCCAAACACACGGATCAGGAGTTCCTCCTTTTCAAGAGACACGACTCTGATTACACCGAGGAAACCCATCCGTTGACCTTCCCGCAGCATGTTGTGCCACCCACACTGGAGGAAATGTTCTCCGAAGATCCGGCCACTCGCGCAAACCTCACCGACACGAAACTGCAGCTATACTGCTGGATCATCTCCGACTCGCTCGGACATCGCCAGCTCGCGTCGATTCCACCAAAGTTGATGCCAACGGTTGCCGCGATCTACCTGCTGGCCGAAGCTCAGCTCATCGAACTCTTCGAAGCGGACCTGCTGCTCGAGGTGGCCTACCAGATCGCGTTCCAAGCGTATGACATGTTCCGCATTCGGTACCCCAAGAGGCTGGATCCGCGAGCGTTCCGCGTGGCTCTGTTCTACGCGACCATCTGCCGGTACACAACAAAGGCGCTCGCAGCGGTCGGTTTGGACACGTGCCAGTACCCGGGTTATCCGCTCTTCGACGGGGTGCTGTTCCACAATCTGTACCGGAAGTGGGCACGAGGCCTCGGGGAGATTGAGACGATTGAGCAGTGGAGGATTTATGCTGATATTTTTGTGGAGCCATAG